A genomic region of Cyanobacteria bacterium FACHB-DQ100 contains the following coding sequences:
- a CDS encoding GAF domain-containing protein has translation MVRVNLKRVLKQSEATIAALISTLNLPVQIQDDSGKLLQGKPDPAQTEKYPIFAGERLLGWVIGAQDAQIIATILTDFCNRELELKTLADEVLDQYREINLLYNLSEKLTTSLDLTIVCQTVLTEVRKLIPATAASILLTDSANKAINRTFSFDHVDQSTIERFTATVLTTAKGEIVNEVAIDARFNPSSTESQLIQALITVPLKTEQGVIGAMNVIHHQAIHYTAQHLKLLSTVSSQAVQAIANAQFHQQQVQQAKAREEKLTQQLQELRSEVDAAKRSRQVTEITETEYFQQLQQRAGQLRRNRR, from the coding sequence ATGGTACGAGTTAATTTAAAGCGTGTTCTCAAACAATCAGAAGCAACGATCGCGGCATTAATCAGTACGCTGAATCTGCCTGTACAAATTCAGGATGACTCTGGAAAACTATTGCAGGGAAAGCCAGATCCGGCTCAAACTGAGAAATATCCTATATTTGCAGGCGAAAGACTGCTTGGTTGGGTTATTGGCGCTCAAGATGCACAAATCATCGCGACTATTTTGACCGACTTTTGTAATCGAGAATTAGAACTCAAAACGTTAGCCGATGAAGTGTTAGACCAGTACCGTGAAATTAACTTGCTGTATAACCTGTCTGAAAAGCTCACAACAAGCTTAGACCTAACGATCGTCTGTCAAACCGTTCTCACCGAAGTCCGTAAATTAATTCCTGCCACGGCTGCTTCAATTTTGCTCACAGATTCAGCAAATAAAGCAATCAATCGCACTTTTAGCTTTGATCACGTCGACCAGTCTACGATCGAACGCTTCACCGCAACTGTTCTTACAACGGCAAAAGGCGAAATTGTCAACGAAGTTGCGATCGATGCAAGGTTCAATCCCTCTTCTACCGAATCGCAACTGATTCAAGCGCTCATCACCGTTCCGCTCAAAACCGAGCAAGGCGTAATTGGTGCAATGAATGTAATCCATCACCAAGCAATCCATTACACGGCTCAACACCTTAAATTGCTTTCTACTGTATCGTCTCAGGCAGTGCAAGCGATCGCAAATGCTCAATTTCATCAACAGCAAGTGCAACAAGCAAAAGCCCGCGAAGAAAAACTGACACAGCAATTACAGGAACTACGTTCTGAGGTCGATGCTGCAAAGCGATCGCGACAGGTCACAGAAATTACTGAAACTGAGTATTTCCAACAGCTACAGCAACGTGCAGGACAGCTACGAAGAAACCGTCGGTAA
- the ggt gene encoding gamma-glutamyltransferase, with protein MMKRFFLSGLIAISVVIPVPIARSQSVPLDRTRQGMVASAHPLASQVGLDILKRGGNAIDAAVATTLAISVVEPFSAGIGGGGFLLFYQARNNEMKALDFRERAPIKATQNLYLDAQGKVRPNASTDGYLAVATPGTIAGLYQAHQKYGKLPWKTVVAPAIVLAESGFAVSYRFTQATESRKLQNAEARKIFTRNGKPYQPGEILRQTELAATLKAIAQDPNSFYQGKIASAIVRDMRANKGLMTLEDLKQYRPIWRDPVCGNFRQARVCSMPPPSSGGVHLLQILNLISDTDLKSMGWRNPDALHLLIESMRIAYADRATYLGDPDFVKVPVSALISPEYAKIRRREIDPKKAATQIKPGDPAVLQKLSRESTETSHLTIVDRDRNAVSLTFTINLGFGAGIVAKGTGIVLNNEMDDFAIAPNIPNAFGLVGGQANAIAPRKTPLSSMTPTIVTENGKLKMAVGAPGGSTIITTVLQTILNVLVYDMDVRRAIATPRIHHQWQPDRLMVEQWGLDPLTIAELQRRGHQIQQRGKWGNANAIVVQPDGSIEGAADPRGEGVAAGY; from the coding sequence ATGATGAAGCGCTTTTTCCTTTCTGGTTTGATTGCTATCAGTGTTGTGATTCCAGTGCCGATCGCCCGATCGCAGTCGGTTCCGCTCGATCGTACTCGTCAAGGCATGGTCGCATCCGCTCATCCTTTGGCTTCTCAAGTTGGGCTGGATATTCTCAAACGGGGAGGGAATGCGATCGATGCAGCAGTCGCGACAACGTTAGCAATTTCAGTGGTAGAGCCGTTTAGTGCGGGGATTGGGGGCGGTGGATTTCTGCTGTTTTATCAGGCGCGGAACAATGAGATGAAAGCGCTTGATTTTCGCGAACGTGCCCCGATTAAAGCAACCCAGAATTTGTATTTAGATGCTCAGGGGAAAGTGCGTCCGAACGCGAGTACGGATGGATACCTAGCTGTGGCGACACCGGGAACGATCGCGGGTCTTTATCAAGCGCACCAGAAGTATGGAAAATTGCCTTGGAAGACGGTGGTTGCGCCTGCGATCGTTCTGGCGGAATCTGGATTTGCGGTGAGTTATCGATTCACCCAAGCAACCGAATCGCGCAAACTTCAGAACGCGGAAGCCCGCAAGATTTTTACGCGCAATGGCAAGCCGTATCAACCGGGGGAAATTCTCAGACAGACGGAGTTAGCCGCGACTTTGAAGGCGATCGCTCAAGATCCGAATAGTTTTTATCAGGGCAAGATTGCGAGTGCGATCGTGCGGGATATGAGAGCCAATAAGGGATTGATGACGCTGGAAGATCTCAAGCAGTATCGCCCCATTTGGCGTGATCCCGTTTGCGGCAATTTCCGACAAGCGCGAGTCTGCTCGATGCCGCCGCCTTCTTCGGGTGGAGTGCATTTGCTTCAGATTCTCAATCTGATTAGCGATACTGATCTTAAATCGATGGGTTGGCGTAATCCTGATGCGTTGCATTTACTGATCGAATCAATGCGAATTGCTTACGCCGATCGTGCGACTTATCTCGGTGATCCGGATTTTGTCAAAGTTCCGGTTTCTGCGCTGATTAGTCCTGAATATGCCAAAATTCGCCGCCGAGAAATCGATCCGAAAAAGGCTGCAACTCAAATTAAACCAGGCGATCCAGCAGTTTTACAAAAGCTATCGCGAGAATCAACGGAAACGAGTCATTTAACAATCGTGGATCGCGATCGCAATGCCGTTAGCCTCACTTTTACAATCAATCTCGGATTTGGTGCGGGGATTGTCGCGAAAGGAACCGGAATTGTTTTAAACAATGAAATGGATGATTTTGCGATCGCACCAAATATCCCGAATGCGTTTGGCTTGGTTGGAGGTCAAGCGAACGCGATCGCACCCCGGAAAACCCCGCTTTCGAGCATGACTCCCACGATCGTCACCGAAAATGGAAAACTCAAAATGGCGGTCGGTGCGCCAGGTGGCAGTACGATTATCACAACCGTTCTGCAAACCATTCTCAATGTTCTGGTGTATGACATGGATGTGCGTCGAGCGATCGCAACCCCACGCATTCATCATCAATGGCAACCGGATCGATTAATGGTTGAGCAATGGGGACTTGATCCACTCACGATCGCAGAATTGCAACGTCGAGGACATCAAATTCAGCAACGCGGAAAATGGGGAAATGCAAACGCGATCGTGGTTCAGCCGGATGGGTCGATCGAGGGTGCGGCTGATCCGCGTGGAGAAGGCGTTGCAGCCGGATATTAA
- a CDS encoding response regulator, protein MSVDDVVKLLDAVTKLLNVLIWPAVLLFILIRFGRDLRDFFSSLGELSLKGAGFEASLKRKQAEVSAALAAAAASRSDGDTNRESAAKAAKIAADIASEVVTPRLIRRARRSTVLWVDDLPNNNIYERQALEALGVNFVLATSTEEALKKTSRQRFDAIISDMGRPPDSRAGYTLLDQLRSNGDQTPFIIYASSRNPEHVAESRRHGAIGCTNNANELFEMVLSTLGRAV, encoded by the coding sequence GTGAGTGTTGACGATGTTGTTAAGCTACTTGATGCCGTTACGAAACTGCTAAACGTCCTTATCTGGCCAGCAGTGCTTCTGTTCATTCTGATCCGATTTGGTCGAGACTTGCGTGATTTCTTCTCAAGTTTGGGTGAGTTATCCCTGAAAGGAGCTGGATTTGAGGCTTCTTTAAAGAGAAAACAGGCTGAAGTTTCTGCTGCTTTGGCGGCGGCAGCAGCGTCTCGTTCTGATGGAGATACAAATCGTGAGAGTGCTGCGAAAGCAGCAAAAATAGCCGCAGATATTGCTTCTGAAGTCGTTACACCTCGCCTTATCAGACGTGCACGTAGGTCAACGGTTTTGTGGGTTGACGATCTCCCCAACAACAATATTTATGAACGTCAAGCACTGGAGGCTTTGGGTGTTAATTTCGTACTGGCAACATCGACAGAGGAAGCCCTGAAGAAAACTTCTCGACAAAGATTTGACGCTATCATCTCTGATATGGGACGACCTCCTGATTCCCGTGCAGGCTATACGCTCCTCGACCAGCTACGGTCTAATGGCGATCAAACTCCGTTCATCATTTATGCCAGTTCAAGGAATCCAGAACACGTTGCAGAATCACGTCGTCATGGTGCTATCGGATGTACGAATAATGCAAATGAGTTGTTTGAAATGGTGCTGTCTACCTTAGGTCGCGCAGTATAA
- a CDS encoding RNA-binding protein, with amino-acid sequence MSIYVGNLSYDVTDADLTSVFAEYGSVKRVQLPVDRETGRMRGFGFVEMGADSEEAVAIEALDGAEWMGRDLKVNKAKPREDRGDRRSGNNFSRSY; translated from the coding sequence ATGTCAATTTATGTAGGCAATCTATCCTATGACGTTACTGATGCCGATCTGACTTCTGTATTTGCAGAATATGGATCCGTAAAGCGAGTTCAGCTTCCCGTAGATCGTGAAACTGGTCGTATGCGCGGCTTTGGCTTTGTAGAAATGGGTGCAGATTCTGAAGAAGCGGTTGCCATTGAAGCACTAGACGGTGCGGAGTGGATGGGTCGCGATTTGAAGGTCAATAAAGCCAAGCCTCGTGAAGATCGTGGCGATCGCAGAAGCGGCAATAACTTCTCTCGTAGCTACTAA
- a CDS encoding ferredoxin:protochlorophyllide reductase (ATP-dependent) subunit B, translating into MKLAYWMYAGPAHIGTLRIASSFKNVHAIMHAPIGDDYFNVMRSMLERERDYTPVTTSVVDRNVLARGSQEKVVDNITRKDAEEHPDLIVLTPTCTSSILQEDLQNFVERAQLEAKGDVMLADVNHYRVNELQAADRTLQQIVQFYIAKARKKGDLVTEKTEKPSVNIFGLTTLGFHHNHDATELRKLMADLGIEVNAIVPQGASVHELKTLPRAWFNLAPYRETGLLTAEYLKQEFGTPYIDITPMGIVETARCIRKIQQVINEQGANVNYEPFIDQQTRYVSQAAWFSRSIDCQNLTGKKAVVFGDSTHAAAITKILAREMGIHVLLAGTYCKYDAEWFRDQVGEYCDDVLVSEDHAQIADAIARLEPAAIFGTQMERHVGKRLDIPCGVIAAPIHIQNFPVGYKPFVGYEGSNQIVDLIYNSFTLGMEDHLLEIFGGHDTKEVITKSVSAESDLSWSKDGLAELNRIPGFVRGKVKRNTEKFARDRNITQITAEVLYAAKEAVGA; encoded by the coding sequence ATGAAATTAGCTTACTGGATGTATGCAGGCCCCGCCCATATTGGCACACTCCGCATCGCCAGTTCCTTTAAAAACGTTCATGCCATCATGCACGCGCCGATCGGCGATGACTATTTTAATGTCATGCGATCGATGTTAGAACGCGAACGCGATTATACTCCAGTCACAACTAGCGTGGTCGATCGCAATGTTCTCGCCCGTGGATCGCAAGAAAAAGTTGTGGATAACATTACGCGCAAAGATGCCGAAGAACATCCCGATCTGATTGTCCTAACTCCCACTTGCACATCAAGTATTTTGCAGGAAGATTTGCAGAACTTTGTGGAGCGGGCACAACTTGAAGCCAAGGGCGATGTGATGTTGGCCGATGTGAATCACTATCGGGTGAATGAACTGCAAGCCGCCGATCGCACTCTGCAACAGATTGTGCAGTTCTATATTGCAAAAGCTCGTAAGAAAGGCGACTTGGTGACTGAGAAAACCGAAAAGCCTTCGGTGAATATCTTCGGACTCACCACGCTTGGTTTTCATCACAATCACGATGCAACGGAACTAAGGAAATTGATGGCGGACTTGGGAATTGAAGTGAATGCGATCGTACCTCAAGGTGCAAGCGTTCACGAACTCAAAACGCTTCCCCGTGCTTGGTTTAACCTGGCTCCGTATCGCGAGACAGGCTTGCTTACTGCTGAATATCTCAAGCAGGAATTTGGAACGCCCTACATCGACATTACCCCGATGGGAATTGTTGAAACGGCGCGTTGTATTCGCAAAATTCAGCAAGTGATCAATGAGCAAGGTGCAAATGTCAATTATGAGCCGTTCATTGATCAGCAAACGCGGTATGTGTCACAGGCAGCTTGGTTTTCTCGATCGATTGATTGTCAAAACCTCACAGGTAAAAAAGCGGTTGTCTTTGGAGATAGCACACACGCTGCTGCAATCACCAAAATTCTTGCGCGTGAGATGGGAATTCATGTATTGCTAGCGGGAACCTATTGCAAGTATGATGCGGAATGGTTTAGGGATCAAGTCGGTGAATACTGTGATGATGTTTTAGTTAGTGAAGATCACGCGCAGATTGCTGATGCGATCGCCCGTCTTGAACCTGCTGCAATCTTTGGAACCCAGATGGAGCGCCACGTCGGCAAACGGCTGGATATTCCCTGCGGTGTGATTGCGGCTCCGATTCACATTCAAAACTTTCCGGTTGGATACAAACCATTTGTGGGTTATGAAGGCAGCAATCAGATTGTGGATTTGATCTACAACTCGTTCACCCTGGGAATGGAAGATCACTTGCTCGAAATCTTTGGCGGTCACGATACGAAAGAAGTGATTACTAAATCGGTTTCGGCAGAATCAGATCTCAGTTGGAGCAAGGATGGACTCGCGGAATTGAATCGGATTCCGGGATTTGTGCGGGGTAAGGTGAAGCGCAATACTGAGAAGTTTGCCCGCGATCGTAACATTACCCAAATCACCGCTGAAGTGCTTTACGCCGCAAAAGAAGCGGTTGGCGCATAA
- a CDS encoding peroxidase yields the protein MSKRESSPLQDVRMFQDSLYRVAPPPIRDVPNDFNKLFPKLRPFARCEEPYISRVVELGSKGRRTKEGLMEGGLMNAHDPRVTVTNPLAANDEKTPHPDPTLAERNVDNENPDMTVGFTFLGQFIDHDLTFDPKPIKCGETASPNLRSRFFDLDSVYGRGPREDRLLYDRASELDRGAPIKFFVDFDAPRDLPRTSQERAIIADPRNDENVIISQLHLAFLKFHNEVTDYLVPSHRSKTPEDLFELVRLEVCRHYQWIVVNQFLAVTLDPAVFADVRNNGPKFYTGPLRQKIPREFQVAAYRFGHSQIRPGYKVNVGFGAPIFDARVDPREGDPNDLRGGRRAARRFVEWDTFFQFGTKEIDPATGTVRDKVKKNKRIDPFISSPMFDLPVGPGLVDPGDRRVSLAGRNLERHLQHGLASGQDIAKAFGYTPLTAIELQELKELEFDTSTPLWYYVLKEALLQQDGQRLGQVGSRIIAEVFFGLLEDTPGSYLKAPSWKPTLPRRDGTTGDFTMTDLLTFAGVA from the coding sequence ATGAGCAAGCGAGAGAGTAGCCCCCTGCAAGACGTGCGGATGTTCCAGGACTCGCTCTATCGAGTCGCGCCACCCCCAATCCGAGACGTGCCGAACGACTTCAACAAGTTGTTCCCGAAGTTACGTCCCTTCGCGCGGTGTGAAGAGCCGTACATCTCGCGGGTCGTTGAACTTGGCTCAAAGGGGAGGCGGACGAAGGAGGGGCTGATGGAGGGGGGGCTGATGAACGCCCATGACCCTCGTGTCACCGTCACCAACCCGCTCGCCGCGAACGACGAAAAGACGCCGCACCCGGATCCGACTTTGGCGGAACGCAACGTCGACAATGAGAACCCGGATATGACCGTCGGGTTCACCTTCCTGGGACAGTTCATTGACCATGACCTGACGTTCGACCCGAAGCCGATCAAGTGTGGGGAGACGGCCAGCCCAAACTTGCGATCGCGCTTCTTCGATCTGGATAGCGTGTATGGCCGCGGGCCACGGGAAGACCGGCTACTTTATGATCGTGCGTCCGAACTTGACCGGGGGGCTCCGATCAAATTCTTCGTCGACTTCGATGCCCCCCGCGACCTGCCACGGACGAGCCAGGAACGGGCTATCATCGCCGACCCGCGCAATGACGAAAACGTCATCATCTCCCAGCTCCACCTGGCGTTCCTCAAGTTTCACAACGAGGTCACCGACTACCTGGTTCCATCGCACCGATCGAAGACACCGGAAGATTTGTTTGAGTTAGTCCGCCTGGAGGTCTGCCGACACTACCAGTGGATCGTCGTCAACCAGTTCCTCGCCGTGACCCTCGACCCAGCCGTGTTCGCCGATGTCCGAAACAACGGGCCGAAGTTCTACACAGGGCCTCTGCGACAGAAGATTCCCCGTGAGTTCCAAGTTGCTGCCTATCGGTTCGGACACAGCCAGATTCGCCCTGGGTACAAGGTGAATGTCGGGTTTGGAGCCCCCATCTTCGATGCCCGGGTTGATCCTCGAGAGGGAGATCCGAACGACCTCCGGGGGGGTCGCCGGGCTGCCCGCCGCTTCGTTGAGTGGGACACGTTCTTTCAATTCGGGACGAAGGAGATCGATCCGGCTACAGGGACTGTCCGGGACAAGGTTAAGAAGAACAAGCGGATTGACCCGTTTATCTCCTCGCCGATGTTCGACCTGCCAGTTGGTCCGGGACTGGTTGATCCGGGTGACCGCCGCGTGTCGCTTGCGGGGCGGAACCTGGAGCGGCACCTCCAGCATGGACTCGCGTCCGGACAAGACATCGCCAAGGCGTTCGGTTATACCCCGCTGACGGCGATCGAGTTGCAGGAACTGAAGGAGCTTGAGTTCGACACCAGCACACCGCTCTGGTACTACGTGTTGAAGGAAGCCTTGCTCCAGCAGGATGGGCAACGGCTGGGGCAGGTCGGAAGCCGGATCATCGCCGAGGTTTTTTTCGGACTGCTAGAAGACACACCGGGGTCATACCTCAAGGCACCGAGCTGGAAGCCGACGCTGCCGCGACGGGACGGAACCACGGGCGATTTCACGATGACCGATCTACTGACCTTCGCTGGGGTAGCGTAA
- a CDS encoding MinD/ParA family protein, whose product MSQIISIHSFRGGTGKSNLTANIATAVASQGKRVCIVDTDIQSPGIHVIFGLDEEKMTYSLNDYLWGNCTLEQTAYDVTNHLKDASGESATIAGKIFLVPSSLKAGEIAKVLREGFDVGLLNDGFQELLDRLNLDFLFIDTHPGLNEETLLSIAISDAMVVILRPDRQDYLGTAVTLEVARKLDVPNLMLLVNKMPKAFDRETIRQQVEANYEAMVAGLFQENEEILQLASSGVFCLQYPNHPFTQEVYAVAEKLMMF is encoded by the coding sequence ATGTCTCAGATCATCTCCATTCATTCGTTTCGGGGCGGCACGGGCAAGTCTAACCTCACCGCGAACATTGCCACTGCTGTTGCCAGCCAAGGGAAGCGGGTTTGCATTGTTGATACCGATATTCAATCACCGGGGATTCACGTCATTTTCGGCTTAGACGAAGAGAAGATGACATACTCGCTAAACGATTACCTCTGGGGAAATTGCACCCTTGAGCAGACTGCTTATGATGTAACTAATCACCTGAAAGATGCAAGCGGAGAATCGGCTACGATCGCTGGCAAAATCTTTCTAGTTCCTTCCAGCTTAAAGGCAGGCGAAATTGCTAAGGTTCTGCGCGAAGGATTTGATGTTGGGCTTTTGAATGATGGGTTTCAGGAGCTTTTGGATCGGTTAAACCTGGATTTTCTATTCATCGACACACATCCTGGTCTGAACGAAGAAACGCTTCTGTCGATCGCAATTTCTGATGCAATGGTTGTGATCCTCCGTCCTGATCGCCAGGATTATCTAGGAACAGCAGTGACGCTAGAAGTTGCTCGCAAGCTAGATGTTCCCAATCTCATGCTGCTTGTGAATAAGATGCCCAAAGCCTTCGATCGCGAGACCATTCGACAACAAGTAGAAGCAAACTACGAAGCAATGGTAGCAGGACTATTTCAAGAAAACGAGGAAATATTACAGCTTGCTAGTAGTGGCGTGTTTTGTTTACAGTACCCAAACCATCCATTTACGCAAGAAGTTTATGCTGTAGCAGAAAAACTGATGATGTTCTAA
- a CDS encoding FAD-dependent oxidoreductase, protein MKFFLRVGIGFSLFFPLSARLVEAATPRSVDQQVNCEILVVGAGTAGVAATYEALKAGRTVCLTEITDWMGGQVSAQGTSALDERATQRSRLFFPRGYTEFRQQILAQNGSRNPGACWVSLVCFMPKEGHEILQMMLGEAAKEGKGKLYFFPNTVAKSIETTGSQIQSIRAIQHRPAPNAAPLNTYPLSQTIVDSYTEQDSPLLQKKIIQFVPPASGKWYVIEATETGELVALTDVPYRLGLDARSYVNPSSSSETDYPYCPQGYTYTFAMEATATPQPATPPDFYPRYSQSYSFNDQRYAETPELVFTYRRIQSQVPGAGSRSVNPGDISMQNWNWGNDYAPGTSLDNYILSREQLRASGQLNPNGWLGGLRVDGLRGGEEQAIGFFHWFHSGTTDAKLSTKKPFPNLRYLTGFNSPMGTAHGLSKYPYMRESRRIIGRPAYGYAEGFTIDEVTASRKNFSEEYYQNLGDRTFRNLATAIAGLRTIDVIRGRIDPKTVKTLGRSHIYPDSVGIGHYPLDFHPCMVTSPPEKPGNQERPGERQGADETYPFQIPLRSMIPQKLDNLLVTGKSIAMSHIAAAAYRVHSIEWSAGAAAGTTATFSLETGIAPFQLVENLPNPSPNLEKLQQRLNANNNPTAFPGTSILNTNWQNWK, encoded by the coding sequence ATGAAGTTCTTTCTAAGAGTTGGAATTGGCTTTAGTCTATTTTTTCCACTTTCGGCTCGGCTTGTTGAGGCGGCAACACCTCGATCGGTTGATCAACAAGTCAACTGTGAAATTCTCGTCGTGGGCGCTGGAACCGCAGGAGTCGCGGCAACTTACGAAGCATTAAAGGCAGGGCGTACCGTTTGCCTGACAGAGATTACTGACTGGATGGGTGGGCAAGTTTCGGCTCAAGGAACCTCCGCACTCGATGAACGAGCAACGCAGCGATCGCGGCTATTTTTTCCACGCGGCTACACCGAATTTCGACAGCAAATTTTAGCGCAAAATGGGAGCAGAAATCCGGGAGCTTGTTGGGTGAGTCTCGTGTGTTTTATGCCGAAAGAGGGACACGAAATTCTACAAATGATGTTAGGAGAAGCAGCAAAAGAAGGCAAAGGCAAGCTTTATTTCTTTCCAAATACAGTAGCAAAATCGATCGAAACTACTGGGTCGCAAATTCAATCGATTCGTGCGATTCAACACCGACCCGCGCCCAATGCCGCACCCCTAAATACCTATCCCCTATCTCAAACGATCGTCGATAGCTATACCGAGCAAGATTCGCCGTTATTGCAAAAGAAAATCATTCAGTTCGTTCCCCCGGCTTCAGGAAAATGGTATGTGATCGAGGCGACCGAAACCGGCGAACTCGTTGCTTTAACCGATGTGCCTTACCGTTTAGGGTTAGATGCACGATCGTATGTTAATCCCTCGTCGTCGAGCGAAACGGATTATCCTTACTGTCCGCAAGGCTACACCTACACCTTTGCAATGGAAGCAACGGCAACCCCACAACCTGCAACACCACCTGATTTTTACCCCCGCTACTCACAGTCCTACAGCTTCAACGACCAGCGTTATGCAGAGACACCCGAATTGGTGTTCACCTACCGCCGCATTCAAAGTCAGGTTCCGGGCGCAGGAAGTCGATCGGTGAATCCCGGTGATATTTCAATGCAGAACTGGAATTGGGGCAACGATTACGCACCTGGAACAAGCCTGGATAACTACATTTTGTCGCGGGAACAACTGCGAGCTTCTGGACAACTCAATCCGAATGGCTGGCTCGGTGGGTTGCGCGTGGATGGACTGCGCGGCGGGGAAGAACAAGCGATCGGCTTTTTCCACTGGTTTCATTCGGGCACAACGGATGCGAAACTCTCGACCAAGAAGCCTTTTCCGAATTTGCGCTATCTGACTGGATTCAATTCCCCAATGGGCACCGCGCACGGATTATCCAAATATCCCTATATGCGTGAATCTCGCCGGATTATTGGACGACCGGCTTACGGATATGCAGAAGGTTTTACGATCGATGAAGTCACGGCATCTCGAAAAAACTTTAGCGAAGAGTATTATCAGAATTTGGGCGATCGCACGTTTCGCAATCTCGCAACCGCGATCGCGGGATTGCGGACGATCGACGTGATTCGGGGTCGCATTGACCCGAAAACTGTGAAAACCCTGGGTCGATCGCACATTTATCCAGATAGTGTCGGCATCGGACATTATCCGCTTGATTTTCACCCTTGTATGGTGACTTCTCCGCCTGAAAAACCAGGCAATCAAGAGCGTCCGGGAGAGCGACAGGGTGCAGATGAAACCTATCCATTTCAGATTCCACTGCGATCGATGATTCCGCAAAAGTTAGACAATCTGCTGGTTACGGGGAAAAGCATTGCGATGAGTCATATTGCGGCGGCAGCCTATCGGGTGCATTCGATCGAATGGTCTGCGGGTGCGGCGGCGGGAACCACGGCTACTTTTTCGCTGGAAACTGGCATTGCACCGTTTCAACTGGTGGAGAATTTACCGAATCCCAGCCCGAATTTAGAGAAATTGCAACAGCGCTTAAATGCAAACAATAATCCGACTGCGTTTCCAGGGACTTCGATTTTGAACACAAATTGGCAGAACTGGAAATAA